In Fusobacterium hwasookii, a single window of DNA contains:
- a CDS encoding DNA alkylation repair protein → MELENLTFKTEKEYKEFLDYLFSIRDTEYRDFNTKIVVPVDCEIIGIRTPILKDMAKKIAKTSSENFLNLFEKLFSKKKVKYYEEKALYGFLISYSKIDFQEKLKRIDFFINIIDNWAVCDIVDSTFKFVNKNKEDFYTYLTSKLSATNPWEQRFIFVMLLAYYVEDKYLKDIFKICEQIKSDEYYVKMAKAWLLSVCYVKFKDETYKFLEETNLDDWTVNKSIQKIRESSRIIKEEKEKILVLKRK, encoded by the coding sequence ATGGAACTCGAAAATTTGACTTTTAAAACTGAAAAAGAATACAAGGAATTTTTAGATTATCTTTTTTCAATAAGAGATACTGAATATAGAGATTTTAACACTAAAATTGTTGTACCAGTAGATTGTGAAATAATTGGAATAAGAACTCCAATATTAAAAGATATGGCTAAGAAAATAGCTAAGACTTCTTCTGAAAACTTTTTAAATCTTTTTGAAAAATTATTTTCTAAAAAGAAAGTTAAGTACTATGAAGAAAAAGCTTTATATGGTTTTTTAATTAGTTATTCAAAGATAGATTTTCAAGAGAAATTAAAAAGAATAGATTTCTTTATAAATATTATTGATAATTGGGCAGTCTGTGATATAGTTGATTCAACTTTTAAATTTGTTAATAAAAATAAAGAAGACTTTTATACTTATTTGACTTCTAAATTATCTGCAACAAATCCTTGGGAACAAAGATTTATTTTTGTAATGTTGTTGGCTTATTATGTTGAAGACAAATATTTAAAAGATATTTTTAAAATTTGTGAACAAATAAAATCTGATGAATATTATGTAAAGATGGCTAAAGCTTGGTTATTATCAGTTTGTTATGTTAAATTTAAAGATGAAACTTATAAATTCTTAGAAGAAACTAACTTAGATGATTGGACAGTTAATAAGTCTATTCAAAAAATTAGAGAATCTTCAAGAATTATAAAAGAAGAAA
- a CDS encoding SpoIID/LytB domain-containing protein, whose product MKKKISLIFLSALVLISCTNEPAKKVKTIPPNGVYRTGTTTTSTNTERGNREKITLENTVFKKLGLPLPYNTFGAPIPYLVPVNDNHKESFGVFEEYNEDKALKYFKNLNSRGHGDNSPYWRWKTSIKKSELYNKAESRLIAIYKNNPRNVLTLVNGEWQQAPIRSVGTVQDIIVAARGESGIITHMLVITSNGKYLIAKEFNVRKLLATNNALYGSKGDEGSYNNKPIMPSVTSLPSAYLALEDDGGYINIYGGGFGHGVGMSQFAAGTLTKNGESYKNVLKRYYTDIKLSTVESVLGKDKEIKVGITTNGSLEHGRLTIFSSENKVQIYNEDIDVTVGENERIDVRNSSGTTTITLENGKTLKTKNPLNFNAKGEYLTLNPVKKGYTSSPRYRGVITVIPRGSSLRVINTLDIEKYLLQVVPSEMPKSFGVEALKVQAVAARTYAVSDILKGKYAKDGFHIKDTVESQVYNNQVENEEATRAIEETAGEIMTYDNIPIDAKYFSTSSGFTSHASNVW is encoded by the coding sequence ATGAAAAAGAAAATATCTTTGATTTTTTTGTCAGCACTTGTACTTATATCTTGTACAAATGAGCCTGCTAAAAAAGTAAAAACTATACCACCTAATGGAGTTTATAGAACAGGAACTACAACTACTTCTACTAACACTGAAAGAGGAAATAGAGAAAAAATTACTTTAGAAAATACTGTATTTAAAAAATTAGGTTTACCTCTACCTTATAATACTTTTGGTGCTCCAATTCCATATTTAGTACCAGTTAATGATAATCATAAAGAAAGTTTTGGAGTATTTGAAGAATATAATGAAGATAAAGCACTAAAATACTTTAAAAATTTAAACTCAAGAGGACATGGAGATAATTCACCTTATTGGAGATGGAAAACAAGCATAAAAAAATCTGAATTATATAATAAAGCAGAAAGTAGATTAATTGCTATTTATAAAAATAATCCTAGAAATGTATTAACTCTTGTAAATGGTGAATGGCAACAAGCACCTATAAGAAGTGTTGGGACAGTTCAAGATATTATTGTTGCTGCTAGAGGAGAATCTGGAATCATAACTCATATGCTTGTTATAACAAGTAATGGTAAATATCTAATTGCAAAAGAATTCAATGTAAGAAAACTTTTAGCAACTAACAATGCTCTTTATGGTTCAAAAGGTGATGAAGGATCATATAATAATAAACCTATTATGCCAAGTGTAACTTCTCTACCTTCTGCATATCTTGCTCTTGAAGATGATGGTGGGTATATTAATATCTATGGTGGTGGATTTGGACATGGTGTTGGAATGTCTCAATTTGCTGCTGGGACTCTTACTAAGAATGGAGAAAGTTATAAGAATGTTTTAAAAAGATATTATACAGATATTAAACTTTCAACTGTTGAATCAGTTTTAGGAAAAGATAAGGAAATTAAGGTTGGAATTACAACTAATGGAAGTTTAGAGCATGGAAGACTTACAATTTTCTCATCAGAAAATAAAGTCCAAATATATAATGAAGATATTGATGTAACTGTTGGTGAAAATGAAAGAATTGATGTAAGAAATTCTTCTGGTACAACTACTATAACTCTTGAAAATGGAAAAACATTAAAAACAAAAAACCCTCTTAATTTCAATGCAAAAGGAGAATATTTAACACTAAATCCTGTAAAAAAAGGTTATACTTCTTCTCCAAGATATAGAGGAGTTATTACCGTTATTCCAAGAGGTTCAAGTTTAAGAGTTATTAATACATTAGACATTGAAAAATATTTATTACAAGTTGTTCCAAGTGAAATGCCAAAAAGTTTTGGTGTTGAAGCTTTAAAAGTACAAGCTGTTGCAGCTAGAACTTATGCAGTTAGTGATATTCTAAAAGGTAAATATGCTAAAGATGGCTTCCATATAAAAGATACTGTTGAAAGCCAAGTGTATAATAACCAAGTTGAAAATGAAGAAGCTACTCGTGCAATAGAAGAAACAGCTGGAGAAATAATGACTTATGATAATATACCAATAGATGCTAAATATTTCTCAACATCTTCTGGATTTACAAGCCATGCTTCTAATGTATGGTAA
- the kdsB gene encoding 3-deoxy-manno-octulosonate cytidylyltransferase: protein MKFLGIIPARYSSTRLEGKPLKIIEGHTMIEWVYKRAKKSNLDALIVATDDERIYNEVINFGGQAIMTSKDHTNGTSRIAEVCEKMTEYDTIINIQGDEPLIEYEMINSLIETFKENKNLKMATLKHKLSDKEEIENPNNVKVVCDKNDYAIYFSRSVIPYPRKNEAISYFKHIGIYAYKRDFVIEYSKMIATPLEETESLEQLRVLENGYKIKVLETTHSLIGVDTQENLEQVINYIKENNIKI from the coding sequence ATGAAGTTTTTAGGAATAATTCCTGCTAGATATTCTTCAACTAGACTTGAAGGTAAACCTTTAAAAATTATTGAAGGACATACTATGATAGAGTGGGTATATAAAAGAGCTAAAAAATCGAATCTTGATGCTTTAATTGTTGCAACAGATGATGAAAGAATTTATAATGAAGTTATAAATTTTGGTGGTCAAGCTATAATGACAAGTAAAGATCATACTAATGGTACATCAAGAATTGCAGAAGTATGTGAGAAGATGACAGAATATGACACTATTATAAATATTCAAGGTGACGAACCATTAATAGAATATGAAATGATAAACTCTTTAATAGAAACATTTAAAGAAAATAAAAACTTGAAAATGGCAACATTAAAACATAAATTATCTGATAAAGAAGAAATTGAAAATCCAAATAATGTAAAAGTTGTTTGTGATAAAAATGATTATGCAATTTATTTTTCAAGATCAGTAATTCCATATCCTAGAAAAAATGAAGCTATATCATACTTTAAACATATTGGTATCTATGCATATAAAAGAGATTTTGTTATTGAATATTCTAAAATGATTGCCACTCCACTTGAAGAAACTGAATCATTGGAACAACTTAGAGTCTTAGAAAATGGATACAAAATAAAAGTTTTAGAAACAACTCATAGTTTAATTGGAGTTGACACACAAGAAAATTTAGAACAAGTAATTAACTATATAAAAGAAAACAATATAAAAATTTAA
- a CDS encoding histidine phosphatase family protein — MEIYFVRHGQTVWNVEKRFQGLSDSPLTELGITQAKLLGEKLKNIKFDKFYSTSLKRANDTANYIKGNREQEVEIFDDFVEISMGDMEGMGHEEFKKLYPEQVKNFFFNQLEYDPTAYHGESFIEVRERVIKGLNKFVELNKNYERVLVVSHGATLKTLLHYISGKDISTLSDEAIPKNTSYTIVKYQNGKFEITDFSNTSHLEEK; from the coding sequence ATGGAAATTTATTTTGTAAGACATGGGCAAACAGTTTGGAATGTTGAAAAAAGATTTCAAGGACTTTCAGACTCACCACTTACTGAATTAGGAATTACACAAGCAAAATTATTAGGTGAAAAATTAAAAAATATAAAATTTGATAAATTTTATTCAACTTCTTTAAAAAGAGCAAATGACACAGCTAACTATATAAAAGGAAATAGAGAACAAGAAGTTGAAATATTTGATGACTTTGTTGAAATTTCAATGGGTGATATGGAAGGTATGGGGCATGAAGAATTTAAAAAACTTTATCCAGAACAGGTTAAAAATTTCTTTTTTAATCAACTTGAATATGATCCAACAGCATATCATGGAGAAAGTTTTATAGAAGTTAGGGAAAGAGTTATCAAAGGTTTAAATAAATTTGTTGAATTAAATAAAAATTATGAAAGAGTTTTAGTTGTAAGTCATGGGGCAACATTAAAAACTTTATTACACTATATTAGTGGAAAAGATATTTCAACTTTAAGTGATGAAGCAATACCTAAAAATACAAGTTATACCATAGTAAAATATCAAAATGGAAAATTTGAAATTACAGATTTTTCTAATACATCACACTTGGAGGAGAAATAA
- the trmL gene encoding tRNA (uridine(34)/cytosine(34)/5-carboxymethylaminomethyluridine(34)-2'-O)-methyltransferase TrmL produces MNIVLYQPEIPYNTGNIGRSCVLTNSTLHLIKPLGFSLDEKQVKRAGMDYWHLVDLKIWESFEEFLEANKGIRLFYATTKTKQKYSDVKYEENDYIMFGPESRGIPEDILNKNPERCITIPMIPMGRSLNLSNSAVIILYEAYRQLGFNF; encoded by the coding sequence ATGAATATAGTGTTATATCAACCAGAAATTCCATATAATACGGGAAATATAGGAAGAAGTTGTGTTTTAACAAATTCAACTTTACATTTAATAAAACCTTTAGGTTTTTCTCTTGATGAAAAACAAGTTAAGAGAGCTGGAATGGATTATTGGCATTTAGTGGATTTAAAAATTTGGGAATCTTTTGAAGAGTTTTTAGAAGCTAATAAAGGTATAAGACTTTTTTATGCAACAACAAAAACAAAACAAAAATATTCTGATGTTAAATATGAAGAAAATGATTATATAATGTTTGGTCCTGAGTCAAGAGGAATACCAGAAGATATTTTAAATAAAAATCCTGAAAGATGTATAACAATTCCAATGATACCAATGGGAAGGTCTTTAAATCTTTCTAATTCAGCTGTTATAATTTTATATGAAGCATATAGACAATTAGGTTTTAATTTTTAG
- a CDS encoding threonine aldolase family protein, with translation MLNFKNDYSEGACQEVLEVLIKTNYEQTVGYGEDKYCEEAKNLIKENINYPKADIYFLVGGTQANTTVISHSLKPYEAVIACKTGHISIHETGAIEATGHKIIEVDGIDGKLTPDLILNELRKHEDHHMVKPKMVYISNTTEIGTVYTKNELETISKVCKDNNLYLYLDGARLASALASEKCDINLEDYPKYCDAFYIGGTKCGLLFGEAVVIINDEIKKEFNFSVKQKGGLFAKGRLLGLQFATLFKDDLYYRIGVHSNKMALKIKNAFVEKGIKLATDSYTNQVFVDLSQEQIKKLEKDVIFSVEFFGIGESQSSRFVTSWATKEEDVDKLVELIKSL, from the coding sequence ATGTTAAATTTTAAAAATGATTATAGTGAAGGAGCTTGTCAAGAAGTATTAGAGGTATTAATAAAAACTAATTATGAACAAACAGTTGGCTATGGTGAAGATAAATACTGTGAAGAAGCTAAAAATTTAATTAAAGAAAATATTAACTATCCTAAAGCAGATATTTATTTTTTAGTTGGAGGAACACAGGCAAATACAACTGTCATTTCTCATTCCTTAAAACCTTATGAAGCTGTTATTGCTTGTAAGACAGGACATATTTCTATACATGAAACAGGAGCCATTGAAGCTACTGGACATAAAATAATTGAAGTAGATGGTATTGATGGAAAATTAACTCCTGACTTAATTTTAAATGAATTAAGAAAACATGAAGATCATCATATGGTAAAACCTAAAATGGTTTATATTTCAAATACTACAGAAATAGGAACTGTTTACACTAAAAATGAATTAGAAACAATTAGTAAAGTTTGTAAAGATAATAATTTATACTTATATTTAGATGGAGCAAGACTTGCCTCAGCACTTGCTTCTGAAAAATGTGATATAAATTTAGAAGATTACCCAAAATATTGTGATGCTTTCTATATTGGTGGAACAAAATGCGGTTTATTATTTGGTGAAGCAGTTGTAATTATAAATGATGAGATAAAGAAAGAATTCAATTTTTCTGTTAAACAAAAAGGTGGATTATTTGCAAAAGGAAGATTATTAGGTCTACAATTTGCAACTTTATTTAAAGATGATTTATATTATAGAATAGGTGTTCATTCTAATAAAATGGCTTTAAAAATAAAAAATGCTTTTGTAGAAAAAGGAATAAAATTAGCTACTGATTCCTATACTAACCAAGTTTTTGTAGATTTAAGTCAAGAACAAATAAAAAAATTAGAAAAAGATGTTATTTTTTCAGTTGAATTTTTTGGAATAGGAGAAAGCCAATCATCAAGATTTGTAACTTCTTGGGCAACAAAGGAAGAAGATGTTGATAAACTTGTAGAGCTAATCAAATCTCTGTAA
- a CDS encoding DUF4299 family protein, with protein sequence MSVSFYIKNKSRFLKYEKVLTVREISNLSHLSIYNIDIDADDFDFDASIENWQENHSCILFGAVEKSTRGFELSYNSKKNSYVIKEYTPASESDWLIVLKFMKVLAEKLVSKIIATTGEVFTSGTIENFDYKKDIKAGIKTIVNLLNEKDAEVSNIYGIERPVAFNKEIIERIVNSSDEIKEFSEFCEDIQYIDAYSAKQSFVEDRSTKEKWGYYVLTENLRTVLPYKPSVEFFSMDYIKNEEVAFWKIFFCAYKVDENGEEGIDKIGESIYDDFIKKLPTDKYKFIDASYIVVEPLNRDDILEILK encoded by the coding sequence ATGAGTGTAAGTTTTTATATAAAAAATAAAAGTAGATTTTTAAAATATGAAAAAGTTTTAACAGTTAGAGAAATAAGTAATTTGTCTCATTTATCTATTTATAATATTGATATTGATGCAGATGACTTTGATTTTGATGCTTCAATAGAAAATTGGCAAGAAAATCATAGTTGTATCTTATTTGGAGCTGTAGAAAAAAGTACAAGAGGTTTTGAACTCTCATATAATAGCAAAAAAAATTCTTATGTCATAAAAGAATATACACCTGCCTCTGAAAGTGATTGGCTTATAGTATTAAAATTTATGAAAGTGTTAGCAGAAAAATTAGTTTCAAAAATTATAGCAACAACTGGTGAGGTTTTTACTTCTGGAACTATTGAAAATTTTGATTATAAGAAAGATATAAAAGCAGGAATTAAAACAATTGTTAATCTTTTAAATGAAAAAGATGCAGAAGTAAGTAATATTTATGGAATAGAAAGACCAGTTGCTTTTAATAAAGAAATAATTGAAAGAATAGTAAATTCATCCGATGAAATAAAAGAGTTTTCAGAATTTTGTGAAGATATACAGTATATTGATGCCTATTCAGCAAAACAATCTTTTGTTGAGGATAGATCAACAAAAGAAAAGTGGGGCTACTATGTATTAACAGAAAATCTTAGAACAGTTCTTCCATATAAACCAAGTGTAGAATTTTTTTCAATGGACTATATAAAAAATGAAGAAGTAGCTTTTTGGAAAATATTTTTCTGTGCATATAAAGTTGATGAAAATGGAGAAGAAGGTATTGATAAAATTGGAGAATCTATATATGATGATTTTATAAAGAAATTACCTACTGATAAATATAAGTTTATAGATGCTTCATATATAGTAGTTGAGCCGTTAAATAGAGATGATATACTTGAAATCTTGAAATAA
- a CDS encoding HU family DNA-binding protein gives MTKKEFAKLLFEKGVFTTRTEAEKKVDIIFDSIEKILLDGENLSIINWGKLEIVERAPRLGRNPKTGEEVKIGKRKSVKFRPGKAFLEKLN, from the coding sequence ATGACAAAAAAGGAATTTGCAAAATTATTGTTTGAAAAAGGGGTTTTCACTACAAGAACTGAAGCTGAAAAGAAGGTTGATATTATATTTGATTCAATAGAAAAAATTCTATTAGATGGAGAAAATTTAAGTATTATCAACTGGGGAAAACTAGAAATAGTTGAAAGAGCTCCAAGATTAGGAAGAAACCCTAAAACTGGTGAAGAAGTTAAAATTGGTAAGAGAAAATCAGTTAAATTTAGACCAGGAAAAGCATTCTTAGAAAAATTGAACTAA
- a CDS encoding tetratricopeptide repeat protein: MLKNLIELLNILHKEERHQEIIDKIESLSVEEMTNEIIGILARAYNNVDNYKKAIELLKSIEDTEKNTHVWNYRIGYSYFYTDNYSRSKKYFSKAVEINPNDSDSHLFLCWIYQELSNKENEDFEKAIKYLNKSLEYLNIYSKLEPEENINDDLIFSEERLGWLYNKLKDYVESEKHLSKALEYGDKDEWLYSQLGYNLRHQNRYEESIENYKKAIGKGRKDTWIYSEIAWSYFLAEKFTEALEYINKAKELSPVEIDPLLVSRTSSILVALGRHSKAIKDLKEILKRDEFKDNIGMLSDLAYIYDDLEDYRNGLIYLKRASELGRNDLWINREFSLIYYYLSEYEEAYKYLVILKDLGERDIKLNLMFAYTLSKMEKYEEALEYFLKLVEFDEYKNDVSTNYQIAWIYSEFEKAEEALKYFFKAEELGRDDRAINIEIGTNLARTGKILEGIDRLKIALTMEDGIKLDGEIYLNSEIAFWYGELRDVENALKYLYKAEELGRNDAWINSQIGWNLLEKDLHKALEYFNKAKKLGKDDVWLDMQYGFAYSKLGEYENAISYFKKARGLGEDNSWLLYQLGLALKEYGNIEEAINIFKEEIEITDYKGFGDLQLAWCYALINEKEKAKEYFENVDKYLVSSLEKDKELKKDYNIVKELINSNIYFN; encoded by the coding sequence ATGTTAAAAAATTTAATTGAACTATTGAATATATTACATAAGGAAGAAAGACATCAAGAAATAATTGATAAAATAGAATCTCTTTCTGTTGAAGAAATGACTAATGAAATCATTGGAATTTTAGCAAGAGCATATAATAATGTAGATAATTATAAAAAAGCTATTGAGCTTTTAAAGTCTATAGAAGATACTGAAAAAAATACACATGTATGGAACTATCGTATAGGTTACTCATATTTTTACACAGATAATTATTCAAGATCTAAAAAATATTTTTCTAAGGCTGTTGAAATTAATCCAAATGATTCAGACTCTCATCTTTTTCTATGTTGGATATATCAAGAGTTATCAAATAAAGAAAATGAAGATTTTGAAAAAGCTATAAAATATCTTAATAAAAGTTTAGAATACTTAAATATATATTCTAAATTGGAGCCAGAAGAAAATATAAATGACGATCTTATTTTTTCAGAAGAGAGACTAGGTTGGCTATATAATAAACTTAAAGATTATGTTGAATCAGAGAAGCATCTTTCTAAAGCATTAGAATATGGTGATAAAGATGAATGGCTTTACTCCCAACTAGGATATAATTTAAGACATCAAAATAGGTATGAAGAATCTATTGAAAATTATAAAAAAGCTATAGGAAAAGGTAGAAAAGATACTTGGATATATTCTGAAATAGCTTGGTCATATTTTTTGGCAGAAAAGTTTACTGAAGCATTAGAGTATATAAATAAAGCTAAGGAGTTATCACCAGTTGAAATTGATCCCTTACTTGTTTCAAGAACTTCATCTATACTTGTTGCCTTAGGAAGACATTCAAAAGCAATTAAAGACTTGAAAGAAATTCTTAAAAGAGATGAATTTAAGGATAATATTGGAATGTTATCAGATTTAGCTTATATTTATGATGATTTAGAAGATTATAGAAATGGATTAATATATCTAAAAAGAGCAAGTGAATTAGGTAGAAATGATCTATGGATAAATAGAGAATTTTCTTTAATATACTACTATTTATCTGAATATGAAGAAGCATATAAATATCTTGTTATTCTTAAAGATTTAGGAGAAAGAGATATAAAGTTGAATCTTATGTTTGCTTATACATTAAGTAAGATGGAAAAGTATGAAGAAGCATTAGAGTATTTTTTAAAACTTGTAGAATTTGATGAATATAAAAATGATGTTAGCACTAATTATCAAATAGCTTGGATATATAGTGAGTTTGAAAAGGCAGAAGAAGCATTAAAATATTTTTTTAAAGCAGAAGAACTAGGTAGAGATGATAGGGCAATTAATATTGAAATTGGTACCAATCTTGCAAGAACAGGAAAAATTTTAGAGGGAATAGATAGACTAAAAATAGCTTTAACTATGGAAGATGGAATTAAACTAGATGGTGAAATTTATCTTAATAGTGAGATAGCATTTTGGTATGGAGAACTTAGAGATGTTGAGAATGCTTTAAAATATTTATATAAAGCAGAAGAATTAGGAAGAAATGATGCTTGGATAAACTCTCAAATAGGTTGGAATTTATTAGAAAAGGATTTACATAAGGCATTAGAGTATTTTAATAAAGCAAAAAAATTAGGAAAAGATGATGTTTGGCTTGATATGCAATATGGTTTTGCTTATTCAAAACTAGGAGAATATGAAAATGCTATTTCATATTTTAAAAAAGCAAGAGGACTTGGTGAGGATAATTCCTGGTTACTTTATCAATTAGGTTTAGCTTTAAAAGAATATGGTAATATTGAAGAAGCTATAAATATTTTTAAAGAAGAAATAGAAATAACAGATTATAAAGGTTTTGGAGATTTACAACTGGCTTGGTGCTATGCTTTAATTAATGAAAAAGAAAAAGCTAAGGAATATTTTGAAAATGTTGATAAGTATCTTGTTTCATCTTTGGAGAAAGATAAGGAATTAAAAAAAGATTATAATATTGTTAAGGAACTTATAAATTCTAATATTTATTTTAATTAA